cagTAAATCTGCCCCATGCTGCTCACATTTCATACTTTTCTTATCATGTATCTGACTGAAAGTTGACTTCAATTTTTTTCCAcaccagaaattttttttttagattattaaATTACCTTTGAAAAACCAATTACCTTCCTTTTTTAGTCAGGTAAGCATTTTTCTGTGTGGAGGAGAACAGATGGCTTAATATTTTCCATGACTGCTTCCTTGGTGTCAGGCAAATATTGAAAGTAGAATACAATTCTGTACAGATGTATCAATGTTGATCCTGACGTTTGTATAATTCTAAATATAATCCTGGTGGCAAACACAAGCTGTTGACTCTGCTGTCCACATGGCTGATGGTTTGAAGCCAGAGTTCTGAACATTGAAATGGTGAAACCAAGCAAACTGACAGCCTGCATTGCTTCCTGGGACACAGTCGTCAGAATGAGACTGATGTCTGGCCATGTGTCTGCTGGACTGTCTGAAGCAAAAAACCTgagatgaaaaacaattttactgAGCAGCAACAGGTAAGGATGAGGTAAAACTAATTTACATCTTATTTTATAGTGTCTCGGGTACtaagaatatattttttcctACTATGGAACCAGATTATTGTGAAGGCGGGTCACGGAAAGCTTCATGCCATGGGTAGTCACTGCAATGTGACGACACTAGAGGCTCAGGTACAGATCAACTCCACCGTCTTCCACCAGGTTAAGATGATCAGCTCGTGTGTGAGCTGCACCTTGAACGTCGTTCTCAGTGTTCCTTTACTCCTGGTCCTCACACGCTCCCCatctctcctcacacacactcccttcCTGCTCCTCTCACACCTCCTCTTGTGTGACATCTTTCAGGTAATgtagattaaaataattaaacttgGGATGGATTTTTTAGGAGACTGCTCTagtgtgtgatgtttttatgaTCTAAATAATGATTTATGATTTCAGCAGCTCATCTGGACAATCAAAGCGGTTCTATTAAGATCCAGAGAAGCTATGCCTGTGACCCAGTGTATGATCTTCTGTGCTGCTGACCAGGCCTGCTTACTGGTTTgtaaaacattgattttaattGTGAAATCTAATTTTGtcacagctgcagcagaggtTAACAGCTTCTGTAAAAGACtacattttgttcttttggaATAAATCCCAAGGACagattcatatttttaaataatgtctgCCCTCACTCACCTCTGATGAAAACTGTACCTCTGAAACTTAGCAGCCAAAACTCAGGGCTGTCTACTTACTACTTTGAACAGGTGGACCTCTTGCTGAGCACCGCTCTGGCCATGGATCGCTTTGTAGCAGTGAAGTGGCCCCTGTACTATGAATTCTACATGTGTCCTCGAAGAAAACGAGCAGCTGTTGCAGCCATATGGATTTTATCAGCTGTGCTCATCAGTGTGGCTTTATGTATCAGCCTCAAAACCATACAGGTCGGTTTCCCCCTACCCCGCTGTCGGCCTCTCATCCTGTCGCCCTGCGTATCGGGGACATCAGCTCTGGTTATTTATTGCACCGTGGGAACGGCAGTGATGGTGCCCCTCTGCTTTCTGACCATCCTGGGAAGCTTCTGCCTGCTCTGCTGGGACATGCGTGCAGGACTGCTCTGCACCAACAGAGCGTTTGTGACTTTAACCCTCCAGGTAGCTCAAATAATTCTCTTCTCGGTCCCTTTGGTGATGGACAGCTATCTGATTCCTGCCTCCCTGCACAGCGATGGTCTTGATATCGCTACCACCATCACCTACAACCTGGGGGTGCTGCTCATTCCTCTGGTCTATGGCTACCGATCGCGGGAACTGCAGCAAAGGATACGACAGGCTGCTAAGAGCAGAGTCCAAGACCAAAATGTGCCATAGAATGtgacaaacattattttatggACATTAAAAGCCGTGAAACCGCATTGCATGACTGACATAAGCTGCATCCTTATCAGCATGGCATATAGTAAAGACGAAAGCATGAATTGCTTCAAGATATTTAATTTATACTGCAAACACAATCTATTGTTATATAGATTTACACATTAAAGCCACTATATATTTTACAAAGCATTCAAGAATACAACGGGGCAAATACTCAATACTACAAGAAAAATACATTGATATCATAAATATAGGGGAAGGTGCAGATCAGAGAGGTCATACTGCCTCCCTGAGGCACAGGCACAAATCTATGCAGCACTCAGTGAAACAACTCTCCCCAGTCTCCCCACTGTAAATTATTCTGGAGAAGCACAAGAAGCAAGACCTAAAACACTGGATTTTAATACTACATAAGCGATTACAGATGGAGGTACATTTATGCACTGTGTTACTAATTTAACATTGTAATGTACTCTGTTTGTCCCCACATTggcactgtatttttttttatggcaaGTTCCCACTACCAAGGAGGTGTTTTAtcgttgttggtttgttttcctgtcaaaTATCCCTGGACAGGTTTGATGACACTTTTAGAGGTAGATTATGTCCCAAGGAGCAAGCTACTAAATTTAGATGGTAAACATAGCTTTGATTCGCTGCTAACTCAGATGAGAGAAAGGGAGCTGCACTACAGTTCTCTTACCACAAGAGGGCACCGTACTCCTGTAAAGGTGAGTTCCATTACAAATTTGTTTAGAAAAAGGAGATATGGGCTCTCTGCTTGGTGTCCAGTGTTGTCAGTGTATTCTTTGTAAAATTATTTAGAGTTTCAACCATGAGGAATCCTAGACAATCCTCTCAAAAAAACTACACTTTAAGTGGAAAATGcatgacacaaaacaaaaaggattTTGACAGATACATAGATTTAAGCAGCATGACATGTAAACACACCCCGATCCCATCGACCACCTCTTAATAAAGACAGGTTTTCTTCATAATGCGCAGGAACTCCTGCTGGTTCACCTCCCCGTCTCCATCCCTGTCTGCTTCATCTATCATCTCCTtcacaaacaaaagcagattAATACAGTTAGTCACAAATTCAAAAAttggaattttgttttctgaAGCAATGGCTTACCTGCAGCTCTTCATCTGTCAGGTTCTCTCCCAGCTCTTTAGCCACTCTCTTCAGATTCTTGAATGAGATTTTTCCTGTCTCATCGTCATCAAACAGGCGAAAGGCTTTCAGGATCTCCTCTTTGGAGTCCTTCTCGGCCTAAACTCAGAAGTTGGAGAACAATTATAAATCAAATGTCATTCGACAAGTAGTATGTGTTTGACAGACAACAGAACAATCACAGGAATGGGGTAATAATTATGCATAATTATGCATGGTAATTATGCATGCCAACGGAAAACAATACTACATGGTGCTGACAAAGTGTTAAAGTTTGGAATGAAATGTCGATTCAGCAAACTGTAGAAAAAACAAGctcaatttcaaattaaaagttaaagGAATCAAATACCGTTGGAGTTGTAAGAACTAGGAAGACATGTATACAGTGTATAATATATAAGATATAAACCATTTTCTGTGTCATGACCGCGAGGAAGTCTGCAAAGGAGATTTTTCCTGTGCCATCCTTGTCCACCTCATTTATCATCTTTTTGATCTCTTCCTTCTTCGGCTCAaaccccagagctctcatcgcGACCTGGCACAAAGTGAGACAGAGGAGAGTGAATTACAGgttaaaaaaatcagtcacCCGTACCACAGTGATGAACGTCAGAGAAGTCTCAACGCTTCTACCTTGAGCTCCTTGACATCGATGAATCCGGAGCCGTCAGTGTCGAACAGCTCAAAGGCTTCCCTGATCTCCTGCTTCTGCTCCTCAGTTAGTTCAGGCTTGGGAGTTGTCTTCTTGCGAGGAGGTGGCACAGGACCCTGCAAGGATGGTCTTTTGGCACTGGTGGCCTGGTGGCAAAGAGGAAAACAATCCTTATGGTAGCAGACATGAGCTGTGACACATCGATTAAGACATCAGAGACAGGTCTTGAGGAGAAACAGCTTTTGTCCGGATTGAAAAAGCCAAACAGAAAACAACGTGAGTCATTATGAAGACACCTATTACATGGATTTATCCTATGGAGATCACTCACCATCGGTTGCTGGGGTATTTGACTGAACAAAAAGGAAGTGCAGATAAACTGAGCAGACACTGTTGTCCTCTGAATTAGATGACCATCGTTTAGGATGAAGGATGAGATGATAGAAAGGGTTCCACTACATTTACTGTATGCATATACTCATCAGGTGCTCGCATGAAGCGTTAGATTACACTGGCTTGGACAGCCTTTTGTCCTCTAAAACCGTACTACTGAGTAATTCGTGCCGAACATGTACGTTTCTATGTAACGGTTCAGGTTTTAATGCTCAGCAGCGGCTGTCATGGAggatgggtgtgtgtgaatgtgtgtgtttgtgagccaGCACACGACCCATGTGCTTTGTCCACAGCGAGGATGTGAATGCAGGATTCAGACAGGCACGAGCGGGAGGCGAAACCGAACGCACCGATCGGGCAAAAAGATGATTGGATGAGGAACATCACGAGGTAACCAACGCGGAAGTGTCAGTAAGTGACGTAGTACCGGCGTCTGCGGACCACAGGTCAGAGATTCTTAACTAAAAAAGGTAGTAATATAGAGaataacataaaaatgaagttatacaaaaaacagaaatagaataaaaatcccagaacaattaaaaagtaaaaaagttgatttattaCGTAACATAATTTTACGTACCTCGGAAATCCCATCAGTTTTGTAAGAGACTCAAGTCAGAATAATGTTACTAATTCAAgttaaaaatactgaaaaaccatctaGACAAATATTAACACTGAATATGAGAATAATTAACACATTTTAGCCTGACTTATTTTAGTAGGCGTGCTCTTTGTTCGAGAAGGTGGTGCCCGGACACTATTATTGGCCACTGATTGGTTGAAATTGTGGCGTTCTTTTACGTACTCTGCACACCATTGGTTAGTTGTTGAACGAACCTTTGCTGAGTTTCACTTGGACCAATCCCAGAGCGCCTCTCAGTCAGCTGATTCAGACAGTTCAGAACAACTACGCGCTAAATCTATCGGCACATTTATGACGTGACCGTGGACGTGGAGTGACAGAAAGAGCTCAGGTGTGGGTGCTGGACGCTGCCCTCAGGTGTGGGGGGACTATCTCGCATCATGGCCACGCGTGTTCGACCGGTGAGTGGAAACACTTGTGACTCTTGTATTTTGCATGATACTGATGATATTGATCAGAAATGGTTACCCGGTGGTCACGCAGGGGAACAAACGGTGTGCAGTCATCGGGGGATCGGGTTTCCTGGGGAGACACCTGGTGGAGAAGCTGCTGGACCGCGGCTACGGCGTGTCTGTGTTCGACATCCGACAGAGCTACGAGCTGCCCGGCGTCACCTTCCACCAGGGAGACCTCTGTGACAAGCAGGTCAGCAGGGGTCGGGGGGTTTCAGGACCTGATCGGATCATGATGAACGATTACAATTAATAAGGATGAagttcaactttattttcataaataaataaatttacaagGCAACACGTAGGGCGTTTTCAAACCATTTTATTGGACAGTATCATTTGCAAAAATTTCAAAGGTTTGAAATTTTTGCAGTTTGCCACCAAAATTTGAGACTCACCCCCCAAAATATGTCTGATCAGGGTCGACTAGTCTGATGTAAATGTTAATAGTCAAATTCTGCTCCAGGCTCTGCTGGCTGCCCTGAAGGCCGTGTCCCTGGTCTTCCACTGTGCCTCTCCGGCTCCTGCCAGTGATGATCGTGAGCTGTTTGAAAGGGTCAACATCCACGGCACGCGAACGGTTATTGAGGCATGCACTGAAGCTGGAGTACAGGTGAGACAGGCAGGGGGAAGAGCTGCTGATGTGTACAGTTTCCTTTCAAAGACAGTGTTTAGTTGAAGTGCtttaacattttcaattttcaattttttttttgccagaaaCTGGTCCTGACAAGCAGCGCCAGTGTGGTGTTTGAAGGGACAGATATTAAGAATGGAAAAGAGGATCTGGCATATGCCAAGAACCCCATTGACTATTACACAGAGACCAAGATTGAACAAGAAAAGGTAAGAGTGGTCCTTTAGTTTTTTGATGACTCAGGGTGGGTTTGTGTTCTCGTCaggttctttgtttttctttgtcatgaTTTATCTAAAATGACTGATTTAAATGTGCGTATTGTAgttcatttgtatttatatatttcccCCTTTCCCATGTGATCAGTACTTTATCTTATACTTTTACCTTTATTTTGCTCAGAACCATCTACCCCATGTCCTTCATTATACCTCATCCCTGTCAGTCCCATCCAGATGACAGGCATGACAGCAAATAATCTGAGCATGATGAGG
The Antennarius striatus isolate MH-2024 chromosome 10, ASM4005453v1, whole genome shotgun sequence genome window above contains:
- the LOC137602526 gene encoding olfactory receptor 4C15-like, which translates into the protein MPVTQCMIFCAADQACLLVDLLLSTALAMDRFVAVKWPLYYEFYMCPRRKRAAVAAIWILSAVLISVALCISLKTIQVGFPLPRCRPLILSPCVSGTSALVIYCTVGTAVMVPLCFLTILGSFCLLCWDMRAGLLCTNRAFVTLTLQVAQIILFSVPLVMDSYLIPASLHSDGLDIATTITYNLGVLLIPLVYGYRSRELQQRIRQAAKSRVQDQNVP
- the cetn2 gene encoding uncharacterized protein cetn2 translates to MATSAKRPSLQGPVPPPRKKTTPKPELTEEQKQEIREAFELFDTDGSGFIDVKELKVAMRALGFEPKKEEIKKMINEVDKDGTGKISFADFLAVMTQKMAEKDSKEEILKAFRLFDDDETGKISFKNLKRVAKELGENLTDEELQEMIDEADRDGDGEVNQQEFLRIMKKTCLY